One genomic window of Hydra vulgaris chromosome 03, alternate assembly HydraT2T_AEP includes the following:
- the LOC136077844 gene encoding uncharacterized protein LOC136077844 produces the protein MDNKINCCFVNNYGACYKQSYTQVRNLIEDIDSNVKKLLVKRTNMKKEQITSICTHHYDMLVVRYEGNQKSCCNPFLTHQKVCRASLRVITMHTVLEAETIGLNLTPGKKLCPTCRSKVMKRLSKSTSENKNDEDFDIVSETSIQNKKEGVDTHFTFAGVSPIKVKGLHKSGKIREGKRKLTALTTSIKKKVATSLNISEESFEEQSNFVNEYIENANLFDNMMVSLTNKIAESTAISKKIQLTTLAPTDWSIKKVSETLHVTNYVARTAHKLALEKGILTMPNPKLGKVLPDVTVQLVKTFYEDDEHSRIMPGKKDYVSIKKNVHTQKCLLLCNLKELFVAFKTKNPEIKIGFSRFCTLRPKWCITVGASGTHSVCVCAIHQNLKLLLHPLGLTYKELLPYIVCDITNKDCMMRKCEKCPATKNVLVEKLYDLLGEFEDDEEVEFDQWTTTDRSNLTHNKEPVFEYIELVCRKMEKLAPHSYLAKSQASYLRSRKENMNEVTALFLGDFSENYKFVVQDEVQSFHWTNLQCTLHPVIIYFKKEGILKHKSYCIISDDMIHDVNMVYKIIDVVSNDIKTNLPQIKNIEYFSDGCAGQYKNCKNILNLCFHLEDFGLSAKWNFFATSHGKQPCDGIGGTVKRLAKLASLQRDMGNYILSPQAMYKYCHENIEGVHFIYISSEDLFLVRNTLKERLDTATTIPGTRSYHQFVPLGHQKVGTKLCSVDEEFALIHDFGNVQITTVNLVPGDFACVSYEQKWWIGVIEDINLKEKDVLVKLMCPNGPARLFKWPPIDSQCWIPNVHIICKVEVLNSFACTPLENHTAENIADFMKNVIKDMFSKQYGELHLHNVYDGAANMMKTSSQLGCEEPQHCLAHVLNLLLVSDGLNKCSEVLKLLKKCRNIVTCLSFKSTDLINEFLCTNDDVDVYNKLRKIAEVKELVNLD, from the exons atggataacaaaataaattgctgCTTTGTAAACAATTATGGAGCTTGTTATAAACAGTCATATACCCAAGTAAGAAATCTGATTGAAGATATTGACAGCAATGTTAAAAAACTACTTGTAAAACgaacaaatatgaaaaaagaacAAATCACTAGCATATGCACACATCATTATGATATGTTAGTTGTAAGATATGAGGGTAATCAGAAAAGTTGTTGTAATCCATTTCTGACTCACCAAAAGGTGTgtagag catcACTACGTGTGATTACAATGCATACTGTGTTAGAAGCAGAAACTATAGGTTTAAATCTTACACCTGGAAAGAAATTGTGTCCAACCTGTCGAAGTAAAGTTATGAAACGTTTATCAAAAAGTAcgagtgaaaataaaaatgatgaagattttgatattgttaGTGAAACgtccattcaaaataaaaaagaaggtgTGGATACACACTTTACATTTGCTGGAGTATCTCCTATTAAGGTCAAAGGATTGCATAAGTCAGGTAAAATCAGAGAAGGTAAACGAAAATTGACAGCATTAACaacctccattaaaaaaaaggtagccACTTCCCTTAATATATCAGAAGAAAGTTTTGAAGAGCAGTCAAATTTTGTTAACGAGTATATTGAAAACGCAAACTTGTTTGATAACATGATGGTATCACTAACTAACAAAATTGCAGAGTCTACagcaatatctaaaaaaatacaactgaCGACACTTGCTCCAACAGACTGGTCAATAAAAAAGGTTTCTGAAACATTACATGTAACAAACTATGTAGCTCGAACTGCACATAAGTTGGCAttagaaaaaggtattttaactATGCCTAATCCAAAATTAGGAAAAGTTCTTCCTGATGTAACAGTTCAACTGGTCAAGACTTTTTATGAAGATGATGAACATAGCCGTATAATGCCTGGTAAGAAGGATTATGtaagcataaagaaaaatgttcaCACGCAAAAATGTTTGCTATTATGCAATTTAAAGGAATTGTTTGTTGCCTTTAAAACCAAGAacccagaaataaaaataggattttcaaGGTTTTGCACATTGCgacctaaatggtgtattactgtTGGTGCCTCAGGAACACATTCTGTATGCGTCTGTGCTATTCATCAGAATTTGAAACTGCTTTTACATCCTCTTGGTTTAACATACAAAGAATTATTACCTTATATTGTGTgtgatataactaataaagaCTGTATGATGCGGAAATGTGAAAAATGCCCTGCAACTAAGAATGTAttggttgaaaaactttatgatttaCTTGGAGAATTTGAAGATGATGAGGAGGTAGAATTTGATCAGTGGACAACAACAGATAGGTCAAACTTGACACATAATAAAGAGCCAGTGTTTGAATACATCGAATTAGTATGtagaaaaatggaaaaactcGCACCACATTCTTATTTAGCAAAAAGTCAAGCATCATACCTGAgatcaagaaaagaaaatatgaatGAGGTAACAGCATTATTTTTGGGTGATTTTTCggaaaactataaatttgtagttCAAGATGAAGTGCAAAGCTTTCATTGGACAAATTTACAATGTACACTTCATCctgtgattatttatttcaaaaaagaaggtATTCTCAAGCACAAATCTTATTGTATTATTTCGGATGATATGATCCATGATGTGAACAtggtatataaaattattgatgttgttagcaatgatataaaaacaaatctgcctcaaataaaaaatattgaatacttttcTGATGGGTGTGCAGGTCAATataagaattgcaaaaatattttaaatctttgtttccaTCTTGAAGATTTTGGATTATCTgctaaatggaacttttttgcaactagCCACGGTAAACAACCTTGTGATGGGATAGGTGGTACAGTCAAACGTTTAGCAAAACTAGCAAGCTTGCAAAGAGATATGGGTAATTATATTCTATCTCCACAAGCAATGTATAAATATTGCCATGAAAACATTGAAGGTGTACATTTCATATATATCTCATCAGAAGATTTATTTTTGGTGAGAAACACTCTTAAAGAACGATTGGATACTGCAACAACAATACCTGGAACACGTAGTTACCATCAATTTGTACCACTTGGCCAtcaaaag GTAGGCACAAAGCTATGCAGTGTTGATGAAGAATTTGCTTTAATTCATGACTTTGGAAACGTCCAGATAACAACTGTAAACCTAGTACCAGGTGATTTTGCCTGTGTTTCCTATGAACAAAAGTGGTGGATAGGAGTCATTGAAGATATTAATCTGAAAGAAAAAGACGTGCTTGTAAAATTGATGTGTCCGAATGGTCCTGCACGGTTGTTTAAATGGCCACCAATAGATAGCCAATGCTGGATTCCAAATGTCCACATCATTTGCAAAGTTGAG gttttaaactcttttg cTTGTACACCACTGGAAAACCACACAGCAGAAAATATTGCAGATTTTATGAAGAATGTTATTAAAGATATGTTTAGCAAGCAGTATGGAGAGTTACATTTGCATAATGTTTACGATGGTGCTGCAAATATGATGAAGACTTCTAGTCAACTGGGTTGTGAAGAGCCACAACATTGCTTAGCTCATGTGCTGAATTTACTTCTGGTTTCTGATGGTCTAAACAAATGTTCCGAAGTCTTAAAATTGCTCAAGAAATGTCGAAATATTGTTACATGTTTGAGCTTCAAATCTACTGATCTAATTAACGAATTTTTGTGTACGAATGATGATGTggatgtttataataaattacgaaaaattgctgaagtaaAAGAACTTGTTAATCTTGATTAA